One region of Chryseobacterium sp. SORGH_AS_0447 genomic DNA includes:
- a CDS encoding pitrilysin family protein, translating into MNILKKLTIATSIAAASYCGYAYGQDFQWKEAQSNGYTYKYVTNDPTAARYYTLKNGLTVILSPTKKDPRIQTFIATKAGSKTDPSDHTGLAHYLEHMLFKGTDSFGSKDWAKEKPLLDQIDALYEKYNSTKDEAKRKEIYKEIDKVSGEAAKYAIANEYDKMMAGMGADGTNAFTSYEQTVYTEDIPANVTDKFLAVQAERFRQPILRLFHTELEAVYEEKNRGLDNDGRKVYEAMFAAMFPNNNYGKQTTIGTIEHLKNPSLKAIREYYNNYYVPNNMGIIMSGDFNPDEMIAKIDKAFSYMKNKPVPVYTPGQESEITAPVTREVWGPNPENIMIGFRFPGATTKDARMLNFIGSMLTNGQAGLIDLDLVKKQKLLSAYAYPYVLKDYSALLLQGNPTEGQSLDEVKSLLLQEIDKLRKGEFSQDLMQSIVNNEKKNMIQKYEKYTSRAESLMDEFTSEVDHRTQLEYIEEISKLTKKDIMDFASRYLKDNNYVAVYKRKGEDKNIVKVDKPTITPVSVNREDRSSFLKKIDEMPESPIAPVWLNFDKDIAKSKVKSVDVLSVKNTDNDLFRLYYYFDAGKWNNKILPIAAEYLQYLGTKNKSSEDISKEFYKLASSFNVSAGNEETYVTLEGLNENFDKTAALFEDLIKNCVADQKALDSYKVRLKKSRANAKQNKSAIMSGLRSYAQYGPQNPFNNVLSDAELDALKAEDLVNLLHDLFNFKHKILHYGPKSASEVASSLTSIHQVPNSLKEMPKSKTFTQIATDKNKVLFAHYDMVQAEIFWVRNSDPYNVSITPTVNLFNNYFGGGMGSVVFQTIRESKALAYSTYSYFSLPGKKEDKDMIMAYVGTQADKFNESTTAMNELLTTLPKSDQLFETAKSGLEKSIAAERITQDRIIFTYLRAQKLGNNTDIRKMVYEQAPKLSFADINSFHDKEMKGKNYTYCLVASQDKVNEADMKKFGEVKKLNLTEVFGY; encoded by the coding sequence ATGGCTACACGTATAAATATGTAACCAACGACCCGACTGCAGCGAGATATTACACTTTAAAAAACGGGCTAACCGTTATTTTAAGCCCGACCAAGAAAGATCCGAGAATCCAGACTTTTATTGCAACGAAAGCAGGAAGTAAAACCGATCCTTCGGATCACACCGGATTGGCGCATTATCTTGAGCATATGCTTTTTAAAGGTACAGATTCTTTCGGTTCTAAAGACTGGGCGAAAGAAAAGCCATTGCTGGATCAAATTGATGCTCTTTACGAAAAATATAACTCGACAAAGGACGAAGCCAAACGAAAAGAAATCTACAAGGAAATCGATAAAGTTTCCGGTGAAGCGGCCAAATATGCCATTGCCAACGAATACGATAAGATGATGGCAGGAATGGGCGCCGACGGTACCAATGCCTTCACGTCTTATGAGCAGACCGTTTATACGGAAGATATCCCGGCTAATGTAACCGATAAATTTCTTGCCGTACAGGCAGAGAGATTCAGACAGCCGATCCTGAGACTTTTCCATACGGAGCTGGAAGCGGTGTATGAAGAGAAAAACAGAGGGCTGGACAATGACGGAAGAAAAGTATATGAAGCTATGTTTGCAGCGATGTTCCCGAACAACAATTACGGGAAGCAGACCACCATCGGAACCATCGAGCATTTAAAGAATCCTTCCCTGAAGGCGATCCGCGAATACTATAATAATTATTACGTTCCAAACAATATGGGAATCATCATGTCCGGAGATTTTAATCCGGATGAAATGATTGCGAAGATCGATAAGGCTTTTTCTTATATGAAAAACAAGCCGGTTCCCGTATACACGCCGGGCCAGGAAAGTGAGATTACTGCGCCTGTCACCAGAGAAGTATGGGGTCCGAATCCTGAAAACATCATGATCGGATTCCGTTTTCCCGGCGCGACGACAAAAGATGCACGAATGTTGAATTTCATCGGTAGCATGCTGACGAACGGACAGGCCGGTCTTATCGATCTTGATCTTGTTAAAAAGCAGAAGTTATTGAGCGCCTACGCTTACCCGTATGTTCTGAAAGATTATTCGGCTTTGCTGCTACAGGGAAATCCTACGGAAGGACAATCGTTGGATGAGGTGAAAAGCCTTTTGCTTCAGGAAATCGATAAGCTGAGAAAAGGCGAATTTTCCCAGGACCTGATGCAGTCGATCGTGAATAACGAGAAGAAAAACATGATCCAGAAATACGAAAAATATACGTCTAGGGCGGAATCGCTGATGGATGAATTTACGTCGGAAGTGGATCACAGAACTCAGCTGGAATACATCGAGGAGATTTCCAAGCTGACGAAAAAAGACATCATGGATTTCGCTTCCAGGTATCTTAAAGACAACAATTATGTGGCAGTTTACAAAAGAAAAGGCGAAGACAAAAATATCGTAAAAGTAGATAAGCCGACAATTACCCCGGTTTCCGTAAACCGGGAAGACCGGTCTTCATTCCTGAAAAAAATCGATGAAATGCCGGAATCTCCTATTGCTCCTGTATGGCTGAATTTCGACAAAGATATTGCTAAAAGCAAGGTAAAATCGGTAGATGTTCTGTCTGTAAAAAATACGGACAACGATCTTTTCAGGCTGTATTATTATTTCGATGCCGGAAAATGGAACAATAAAATCCTTCCTATTGCTGCAGAATACCTTCAGTATCTAGGAACGAAAAACAAATCTTCAGAAGACATCAGCAAAGAGTTTTACAAGCTGGCTTCAAGCTTCAATGTAAGCGCAGGCAACGAAGAAACTTATGTAACGCTGGAAGGACTGAATGAAAATTTTGATAAAACCGCAGCCTTATTTGAAGATCTCATTAAAAACTGCGTCGCAGATCAAAAAGCCCTAGATTCTTATAAGGTGAGACTTAAAAAATCGAGAGCCAACGCCAAGCAGAACAAAAGTGCCATTATGAGCGGTTTGAGAAGCTACGCACAGTACGGCCCTCAGAATCCTTTCAACAACGTATTGAGCGATGCAGAACTAGATGCTTTGAAAGCGGAAGATCTGGTAAATTTACTTCATGATTTATTTAATTTTAAACATAAGATCCTTCATTACGGGCCAAAATCAGCCAGTGAAGTAGCCTCTTCCCTTACTTCGATTCATCAGGTGCCGAATTCTCTGAAGGAAATGCCGAAATCCAAAACGTTTACGCAGATAGCTACGGATAAAAACAAAGTACTGTTTGCTCATTACGATATGGTTCAGGCAGAAATTTTCTGGGTGAGAAACAGCGATCCGTATAACGTAAGCATTACGCCGACTGTTAATCTCTTCAACAACTATTTCGGTGGCGGTATGGGTTCAGTTGTATTCCAGACCATCAGGGAATCCAAAGCTTTGGCTTATTCCACTTATTCTTATTTCTCGCTTCCTGGCAAGAAAGAAGATAAGGATATGATTATGGCATATGTTGGAACACAGGCGGACAAATTCAATGAGTCTACTACGGCGATGAATGAGCTCTTAACCACACTTCCTAAATCGGACCAGCTTTTCGAAACGGCTAAAAGCGGCCTGGAAAAATCGATTGCAGCCGAACGGATTACCCAGGACAGAATTATCTTTACATATCTGAGGGCACAGAAGCTCGGAAACAATACCGATATCCGTAAAATGGTTTACGAACAGGCTCCGAAACTTTCTTTTGCCGATATCAACAGTTTCCATGACAAGGAGATGAAAGGTAAGAACTACACCTACTGTCTCGTTGCTTCACAGGATAAAGTAAACGAAGCCGATATGAAAAAATTCGGCGAAGTGAAAAAGCTGAATCTGACTGAAGTATTCGGTTATTAA
- a CDS encoding peroxiredoxin translates to MSLVGKKFPNVTVDAMSEMGDDLRINIFEEATANQQKVILFWYPKDFTFVCPTELHAFQEALPEFEKRNTKVIGASCDTNEVHFAWLNVSKDNGGIEGVTYPLLADTHRQLANILGIVDQDFEYNEEGEEVFTGSNVTYRATYLIDETGKIFHESVNDMPLGRNVKEYLRLIDAYTHVQKHGEVCPANWEEGKDAMKADRTSTAEYLAKN, encoded by the coding sequence ATGTCTTTAGTAGGAAAAAAATTCCCAAATGTAACTGTAGACGCTATGTCTGAAATGGGGGATGACCTTAGAATCAACATCTTTGAAGAAGCTACAGCGAATCAGCAGAAAGTTATTTTGTTCTGGTACCCGAAAGATTTCACTTTCGTATGCCCTACTGAGCTTCACGCTTTCCAGGAAGCTTTGCCTGAATTTGAAAAAAGAAACACAAAAGTAATCGGTGCTTCTTGCGATACCAACGAAGTACACTTCGCATGGCTGAATGTTTCCAAAGACAATGGTGGTATCGAAGGGGTAACTTACCCTCTTTTGGCTGATACCCACAGACAACTGGCAAACATCCTTGGAATCGTAGACCAGGATTTCGAATACAACGAAGAAGGTGAAGAAGTGTTCACCGGTTCAAACGTAACGTACAGAGCAACTTATCTTATCGACGAAACCGGAAAAATTTTCCATGAGTCTGTAAACGATATGCCGCTTGGTAGAAACGTAAAAGAATATTTAAGACTTATTGATGCTTACACTCACGTTCAGAAGCATGGTGAAGTTTGCCCTGCAAACTGGGAAGAAGGAAAAGATGCGATGAAAGCAGACCGAACTTCTACAGCTGAGTATTTAGCTAAAAATTAA
- a CDS encoding co-chaperone YbbN: MYTELTEDTLQNIVSENEKVVVQYGATWCGNCRIMKPKFKKLASENDSIPFLYVDAEKLPESRKLAKVDNLPTFAIFKNGELVNQVQSNQAESLINLFNEL, translated from the coding sequence ATGTATACCGAATTAACAGAAGATACGCTTCAGAATATTGTAAGCGAAAATGAAAAAGTAGTCGTACAGTATGGTGCGACATGGTGCGGGAACTGTAGAATCATGAAGCCGAAATTCAAAAAATTAGCTTCTGAAAACGATAGCATTCCTTTCTTATATGTAGATGCGGAAAAGCTTCCGGAAAGCAGAAAACTGGCTAAAGTAGATAATCTTCCAACGTTTGCTATTTTCAAAAATGGCGAACTGGTAAACCAGGTACAGTCTAATCAGGCAGAAAGTTTAATCAACCTATTTAACGAATTGTAA
- a CDS encoding Bax inhibitor-1 family protein: protein MITDVLVAQANEVDKAAFYRKTYIHVALSILAFIGVESVLLKMVPDQVIFAMFAQRYIWLLIIGVFWLASVLATKWSLSQSQSTQYFGLGFYIVLEAIIFLPLIKIATLYAGPSVIFQAAMLTVAMFAGISLVAFTSKRDFSFLRNIIIIGGFISLGLIVAGMLFGFNLGLWFSVGMVILASATILYQTSILKNAYSTNQYVGASLQLFASIMLLFWYILSILMSRRS, encoded by the coding sequence ATGATCACAGATGTTTTAGTGGCGCAGGCCAATGAAGTGGATAAAGCAGCATTTTACAGAAAAACGTATATTCACGTTGCTTTGTCGATCCTCGCTTTTATCGGGGTAGAAAGTGTATTATTGAAAATGGTTCCTGATCAGGTAATCTTTGCTATGTTTGCCCAGCGGTATATCTGGCTGCTGATCATCGGAGTATTCTGGCTGGCTTCGGTTTTGGCTACAAAATGGTCGCTGTCTCAAAGTCAGTCGACGCAGTATTTCGGGCTTGGATTTTATATTGTACTGGAAGCGATTATTTTCCTTCCGTTAATTAAGATTGCAACGCTTTACGCCGGTCCGTCGGTTATCTTCCAGGCGGCTATGCTTACGGTGGCCATGTTTGCCGGAATTTCCCTGGTCGCTTTCACTTCCAAAAGGGATTTTTCTTTCCTTCGCAATATCATTATTATCGGAGGATTTATCTCATTGGGATTAATTGTAGCCGGAATGCTTTTCGGATTTAACCTGGGGCTGTGGTTCTCGGTAGGAATGGTGATTTTGGCTTCTGCTACAATCCTGTATCAGACAAGCATCCTTAAGAATGCGTACAGCACCAATCAGTATGTAGGAGCTTCCTTACAGCTGTTTGCTTCGATCATGCTGCTGTTCTGGTATATCCTGAGCATTCTCATGAGCAGAAGAAGCTAA
- a CDS encoding peptidylprolyl isomerase codes for MKKIIFILSVLSAPFFFSQKKAAPKTEPKKEIISSDTKASLQLSKEELALYNGNFLKFISALQASDRKGMEALLSERAKKMVTDVVFQKLATDIDTGKTFEIIKSGNKPFIDGSSYPMIQYKYADDKSAEPTKIITAVFEKDGKIMGIKPYKPVK; via the coding sequence ATGAAAAAAATAATATTCATTCTTTCCGTTTTATCAGCCCCTTTCTTTTTCTCCCAGAAAAAAGCAGCTCCTAAAACTGAACCCAAAAAGGAGATCATAAGTAGCGATACTAAAGCGTCCCTGCAGTTAAGCAAAGAGGAACTCGCCCTATACAACGGAAATTTCCTGAAATTTATCAGTGCGCTGCAAGCTTCCGATCGTAAAGGGATGGAAGCACTGCTTTCTGAAAGAGCGAAAAAAATGGTGACGGATGTGGTTTTTCAAAAGCTTGCCACCGACATTGATACTGGCAAAACGTTTGAAATCATTAAAAGCGGAAATAAGCCGTTTATCGATGGCAGCAGCTATCCGATGATCCAGTATAAATACGCAGATGATAAATCAGCTGAACCCACCAAAATCATTACGGCCGTATTTGAAAAGGATGGGAAGATTATGGGTATTAAACCGTATAAGCCGGTGAAATAA
- a CDS encoding peptidylprolyl isomerase produces MKKWFPVLTVLAFQLGFSQASQIKVVESKKIELTSELSKDQVSFYNQSFTKFVAALKASDKQAINNLISDKVKHIVSDNVIQKLSGGISFERKTDVYKSGFQKLLDNETYPAIQYKYADDASDPPRDIITVIFENDGKILGVKPDYSK; encoded by the coding sequence ATGAAAAAATGGTTTCCGGTTCTTACCGTATTGGCATTTCAGCTGGGATTTTCCCAGGCAAGCCAGATCAAAGTGGTCGAAAGCAAAAAGATCGAGCTTACCTCCGAATTAAGTAAAGATCAGGTTTCTTTTTACAACCAGTCCTTTACGAAGTTCGTAGCGGCATTGAAAGCTTCCGACAAGCAGGCAATCAATAATTTAATATCCGATAAAGTAAAACACATCGTTTCGGATAATGTAATTCAGAAGTTATCCGGTGGGATCAGCTTTGAAAGGAAAACCGACGTTTATAAATCGGGATTCCAGAAACTGCTGGATAATGAAACTTATCCGGCAATCCAGTACAAATATGCTGATGATGCGTCTGATCCGCCAAGAGATATTATTACCGTTATTTTTGAAAACGACGGAAAGATTTTAGGCGTGAAGCCTGATTACAGCAAATAA
- a CDS encoding acyl-CoA reductase, with protein sequence MNTENQVLGLTRLSQYLQDFLAKDQPNYNEDDAGFESLLKRTEIENPWFTSENQRFALQQWAGLLTEENIKSWLKEYQISKISKRVGLILAGNIPMVGFHDVISVVLSNHIPVIKLSSKDKYMIPFLLKKWNEFSEENVSFEFVERLENFDAVIATGSNNTARYLEYYFKNHLHIIRKNRTSIAVLKGDETEEELKLLAEDIFRYFGLGCRNVTRLFIPQDFVIDRLFESFLNFQDIIHHNKYANNYDYNRAIYLLNQEKFWDNNFVMLKEDEKLFSPLSVINFSRYSSLDEVESFIAENEGDIQCIVAKEELGLESVKPGEAQNPGLDTYADNVDTMKFLSVI encoded by the coding sequence ATGAATACCGAAAATCAAGTTTTAGGACTTACAAGACTTAGCCAATATCTACAAGACTTTTTAGCAAAAGATCAGCCAAATTACAATGAAGACGATGCAGGATTTGAATCTTTATTAAAAAGAACCGAAATAGAAAATCCCTGGTTTACTTCTGAAAATCAAAGATTTGCTTTGCAGCAATGGGCTGGTCTGCTGACGGAAGAAAATATAAAAAGCTGGCTTAAAGAGTATCAGATTTCCAAAATATCGAAAAGGGTAGGGCTTATCCTGGCAGGGAATATTCCCATGGTTGGTTTCCACGATGTGATTTCCGTGGTGCTGAGCAACCATATTCCGGTGATCAAGCTTTCTTCAAAAGATAAGTATATGATTCCGTTTTTATTAAAGAAATGGAATGAATTTTCGGAAGAAAACGTTTCTTTTGAATTTGTTGAAAGACTGGAGAATTTTGATGCGGTGATCGCTACCGGAAGCAATAACACGGCAAGATACCTTGAGTATTATTTTAAAAACCATCTGCATATTATCCGGAAAAACAGGACCTCAATCGCTGTTTTAAAGGGTGACGAAACGGAAGAAGAGCTTAAGCTTTTGGCAGAAGACATTTTCCGCTATTTCGGATTGGGTTGCAGGAATGTTACAAGGCTTTTTATCCCGCAGGATTTTGTGATCGACCGGTTATTTGAAAGTTTTTTAAATTTTCAGGATATCATCCATCATAACAAATACGCCAATAATTACGATTACAACAGAGCGATCTATCTGCTGAACCAGGAAAAGTTCTGGGACAATAATTTTGTGATGCTTAAAGAAGATGAAAAATTATTCAGTCCGCTTTCTGTCATCAATTTCAGCCGGTATTCTTCTCTGGATGAGGTAGAAAGCTTTATTGCTGAAAATGAAGGGGATATCCAATGTATCGTAGCGAAAGAAGAGCTCGGTCTGGAGTCGGTGAAGCCTGGAGAAGCTCAAAATCCGGGACTCGATACCTATGCAGACAATGTGGACACAATGAAATTTTTATCGGTAATATAA
- the serC gene encoding 3-phosphoserine/phosphohydroxythreonine transaminase, protein MSKKHNFSAGPCILPQEVFEKSAEAILDFNGMGLSLLEISHRSKDFVAVMDEARAIVKRLMNLGDDYEVLYLGGGASLQFAMVPYNLMKVGGKAAYLDTGTWAAGAIKEAKKVGTVDVVGSSKEENYSFIPKDYTVGAEYDYFHCTSNNTIYGTQMKSFPEVDTLMVCDMSSDIFSRQLDFSKFDLIYAGAQKNMGPAGVTLVVIKKEILGKTGRENMFSILDYSQHIAKESMYNTPPVFPVYASLLTLQYLENNGGIAAAEARNEAKAKLLYDEIDSNPLFETFCVKEDRSLMNVSFKITDESKKEAFDAAWKAAGISGLNGHRSLGGYRASLYNAMPIESVQILVDVMKSIK, encoded by the coding sequence ATGAGTAAAAAGCACAACTTTAGCGCAGGACCATGCATCTTACCTCAGGAAGTTTTTGAAAAATCGGCAGAGGCCATTCTCGATTTTAACGGAATGGGTCTTTCCCTTCTTGAAATTTCGCACCGAAGCAAAGATTTCGTAGCGGTGATGGATGAAGCACGCGCTATTGTCAAAAGACTGATGAATCTGGGTGATGATTATGAAGTTTTATATCTGGGCGGAGGGGCCAGCCTGCAGTTTGCCATGGTGCCTTACAACCTGATGAAAGTTGGCGGAAAAGCAGCATACCTGGATACGGGAACATGGGCTGCAGGAGCGATTAAAGAAGCAAAAAAAGTAGGAACGGTAGATGTTGTAGGCTCTTCAAAAGAAGAAAACTATTCCTTCATTCCTAAAGACTATACTGTAGGTGCAGAATATGATTATTTCCACTGTACTTCAAACAATACAATCTACGGAACCCAGATGAAATCTTTTCCGGAAGTGGACACCCTGATGGTTTGTGATATGAGTTCCGATATTTTCTCAAGACAGCTGGATTTCTCCAAATTTGACCTGATCTACGCCGGAGCACAGAAAAATATGGGACCTGCCGGAGTAACTCTGGTGGTGATCAAAAAAGAAATATTAGGAAAAACGGGAAGAGAAAATATGTTCTCCATCCTGGACTATTCCCAGCATATTGCCAAAGAATCCATGTACAATACGCCTCCGGTTTTCCCGGTATACGCTTCATTGCTTACGTTACAGTACCTGGAAAACAACGGCGGAATCGCAGCAGCGGAAGCCAGAAACGAAGCGAAAGCAAAGCTTTTATATGACGAGATCGACAGCAACCCGCTGTTTGAGACGTTCTGCGTAAAAGAAGACCGTTCCCTGATGAATGTTTCCTTTAAGATTACCGACGAGAGCAAAAAAGAAGCATTTGATGCAGCGTGGAAAGCTGCCGGAATCAGCGGTCTGAACGGGCACAGAAGCCTTGGAGGATACAGAGCGAGTCTATACAATGCGATGCCGATAGAGAGCGTGCAGATTTTGGTAGATGTTATGAAATCCATAAAGTAA
- a CDS encoding D-2-hydroxyacid dehydrogenase, which translates to MRVLANDGISKAGEQALKDAGIEVLDNRVAQDHVINFINENNVDVLLVRSATKVRQDLIDACPDLKIIGRGGIGMDNIDVEYAIEKGKYVINTPTASSKSVAELVFGHFFSLARFLHESNRLMPLEGETHFNAMKKSFANAYELSGKTLGVIGFGSIGREVLKIGISLGMKVKVLTRKPQTKTIALEFFDGRSLDFEITSTNDMDAFLKDADFISINTPKTNEYIIDTPQFEKMKDGVYIVNTARGGVMNEVALIDFIESNKVAGAALDVFEKEPSPEVLLLMNPALSLSPHVGGNTVDAQEKIGIELAEQIIKIKETIK; encoded by the coding sequence ATGAGAGTTTTAGCTAACGACGGAATTTCAAAAGCAGGTGAACAGGCATTGAAAGATGCAGGGATCGAAGTACTGGATAACAGGGTTGCCCAGGACCACGTCATCAATTTCATCAACGAAAACAACGTAGACGTTCTTCTGGTAAGAAGTGCCACAAAAGTAAGGCAGGATCTTATCGACGCGTGCCCGGATCTGAAAATCATCGGCCGTGGCGGTATCGGAATGGACAACATCGACGTTGAATACGCCATCGAAAAAGGGAAATATGTGATCAACACCCCGACCGCTTCTTCGAAATCCGTAGCTGAGCTGGTATTCGGCCATTTCTTTTCACTGGCCAGGTTTCTCCACGAATCCAACAGGCTGATGCCTCTGGAAGGGGAAACGCACTTCAATGCCATGAAAAAGTCTTTTGCCAATGCCTATGAACTTTCAGGAAAAACACTGGGAGTAATCGGTTTCGGAAGTATTGGCCGGGAAGTCCTGAAAATAGGGATCTCTCTGGGAATGAAAGTGAAAGTGCTGACGAGAAAGCCACAGACCAAAACCATTGCCCTGGAATTCTTTGACGGCCGTTCACTGGACTTTGAGATTACTTCCACAAACGATATGGATGCTTTCCTGAAAGATGCCGATTTCATCAGTATCAATACGCCTAAAACAAACGAATACATTATAGACACGCCACAGTTCGAAAAAATGAAGGACGGCGTCTATATTGTCAATACGGCAAGGGGCGGTGTGATGAATGAAGTTGCTCTGATCGATTTTATTGAATCCAATAAAGTAGCGGGTGCCGCGCTGGACGTTTTTGAAAAAGAACCGAGCCCGGAAGTCCTCCTGCTGATGAATCCTGCCCTCTCCCTTTCCCCGCACGTCGGCGGAAATACCGTGGATGCCCAGGAAAAAATCGGAATCGAGCTTGCAGAACAGATTATTAAGATTAAAGAAACTATAAAATAA
- a CDS encoding DUF1015 domain-containing protein has translation MPIFKPFRGIRPHKDYESTFPTHPLDNFTQEEIAEKAQVEDTYIHMIKPYVVSKSKDIDRNLRKIRSTFEELMEEKRLVQDNSSYYLYEQIYPNKQVFRGLLGLASIEDFWNGKIKRHESTIPQKKEKLAHYLEKVNLQAEPVLLTYPANSKIELLMNHEEKNVPIFNHVDTKGIRHKIWRIDNRLKLQQFKEVIDQIDAFYIADGHHRIGSTALNAKHQKDKNKRHNGTELYNFVYSFIVSNQSIKIHDYNRIVSDINGLSNEEFLQELEKYFLIHEKGETAYYPSQKFHISMYMDGKFYSLHVKHDLRSQEMSLDNLDHHLLDKYIFKDILKIEDPDSSEKISYVKGTSNIEGINELKERVDSGEGKAGFGIFPVSFNDMIKISDLKLSMPPKCTFIEPKLVTALLMYDMKQ, from the coding sequence ATGCCTATTTTTAAACCTTTTCGTGGAATAAGACCTCATAAAGACTATGAGAGCACCTTCCCTACCCATCCTTTGGATAATTTCACCCAGGAAGAGATAGCGGAAAAAGCTCAGGTAGAAGATACTTACATTCATATGATCAAACCGTATGTGGTAAGCAAATCCAAAGACATCGACCGAAATTTGAGAAAAATCCGATCGACTTTTGAAGAACTGATGGAAGAGAAAAGACTCGTTCAGGACAATTCTTCGTATTATCTTTATGAGCAGATTTATCCCAACAAACAGGTTTTCAGAGGGCTGCTGGGTTTAGCCAGCATTGAGGATTTCTGGAATGGCAAGATCAAGAGGCACGAAAGTACCATCCCGCAAAAAAAGGAAAAGCTGGCACATTACCTGGAAAAGGTAAACCTTCAGGCAGAACCTGTATTGCTGACATATCCGGCTAATTCCAAAATCGAATTGCTGATGAATCATGAGGAGAAAAACGTTCCGATCTTCAACCATGTAGATACCAAAGGCATCCGGCACAAGATCTGGAGAATCGACAACCGGCTGAAACTGCAGCAGTTTAAAGAAGTGATAGACCAGATCGATGCATTCTACATTGCCGACGGACACCACAGGATCGGTTCTACGGCGTTAAATGCAAAACATCAGAAAGACAAGAACAAAAGGCATAACGGTACGGAACTTTATAATTTCGTTTACAGCTTTATCGTTTCTAACCAGTCGATTAAGATCCACGATTACAACAGGATCGTATCGGATATCAACGGTTTGTCGAACGAAGAATTCTTACAGGAGCTGGAAAAATATTTCCTGATCCATGAAAAAGGAGAAACGGCATATTATCCTTCCCAGAAATTCCACATTTCCATGTACATGGATGGAAAATTTTATTCCCTGCACGTAAAGCACGACCTGCGTTCCCAGGAAATGTCTCTGGATAACCTGGATCATCATCTTTTGGATAAATACATCTTTAAGGATATTTTGAAAATTGAAGATCCGGACAGCTCGGAGAAGATTTCCTATGTAAAAGGAACATCTAACATTGAAGGCATCAACGAGCTGAAAGAGAGAGTAGACAGTGGCGAAGGAAAAGCAGGATTCGGAATTTTTCCGGTGAGCTTCAATGATATGATCAAGATTTCCGACCTTAAATTGAGTATGCCTCCTAAATGTACCTTTATAGAACCTAAATTGGTTACCGCTTTGTTAATGTACGATATGAAGCAGTAA